The Danaus plexippus chromosome 17, MEX_DaPlex, whole genome shotgun sequence genome contains the following window.
TATGTTTCCAAAGTCATAAAACAGGTTTAATCTTTGCATTTCTTATTTGCTTTTATACACTGTTTTGGTAGattgtagatatatatttatgatataacaattaaaggaatatgaaatgaaagaaCAAttctatattcataataatatttttattttatactttcataTACTTTTGCCAGGATTTGTTTGAGTGTCACTCTGCAAAGTTTTTCTTGGTTGTAGCGCTTTTATAGGAGGCGGGGCGATGACAATGTTGAAGTAATTCCCCATTCTTGACACTTCCGCTGCTCGTCTGAAATCCTCCACGTGACTCATACTAGCGTCAACGTCACTTATCTCTTGTAAATTATCCCGTTTAATGTGGCTTCTCGGTAATCTTCCCACCATCTTCGGTGCAGGGTTTCCTAGTTGACCAGATCTCTTGCTAGGTACGGGAATCCCCATTTGTgttctgaaataaatttgtaaaaatttattacagtataataaaattggaaGGCTAAAACATGtcttaaatcttttatttatgagCAAGGAATGTGAATCGGTTgagttattattaatgaatccatttaatttatgtagcCATTAAACTAGTCCTGTTATGAAAGGTCCCTTACGTTTatgaaaaatcataatataattcgtAAATACTCTCGATTTATAGGGAAAAATACATGAATAGATGATGGGGTTTATGAAAACCTCATCAAGTCTGTAACTTCGCAAACAGGACACGATACCCATACCATGTATCAGTTATAGTTAAATAGTTGAATTTTTACACGAAAAGGTatccaaaacttttaaacatcGCCAGTAAATATCGAAGTAGAGGGTCTAAAACATACGGTGAACAATCCTGCGGTAAGACGCACTGATGGGTACGATCGTCGCGGACGTAGGGCTCCTCGCAGACGCACCCTGGCTCGCAGTACGGGTAGCAGGGACGAAGGTGGTTACGAGGATTGTCGCAGGAGATCTCGGCACAGCCACCAAAACACGGCTCGTAAATCTCATTTGGCCAATAACAtgctttaaatacaataataactaactgtttatatttatgtaccaaataaatgtagtcgattaatttatatatattttttcaataaaatcttcaGGTAATTATCCCcgaacatattaatattataaacgttggagggcatattttttaatttgtttaatttacaagAAGAACAcctgaaacatatttaaagtgttttaaacAATAGCGAACCGTCCGTTTTTAAACGTTAGAGGTACACTTAATAAATCTTATAGAGGAGGTAGCTATCCTTAAGTTTCTGTGTGGTAGTTTTCACAGATCCATTACAGCTCCCTCGTGGCTATTGATGGTATAGACTAACCACAATTCTATCCCCATTCCTTTAAAAACTCTGATCCACATCTCATGGAACCGATTTAAACAccctatattaatataaactcaaAACTTCAATAGCTACCTTTGGCTATTTTATCTTCGTCTCTACAAACACATATTAACGGAGAAGTAAcaatcacaaaatatatgtacgcTTTCATGTTATATGATTTCAGAACTGATTTTAGTTTTCAGAGCACGTATTATTAAACGGCGTGTTAATGAAAAGTGAATTTAGGTTTGTATTTGGTAAGGACGAAAATCGCTTGATGCTTGTCGTAATTAGGATGCGATCTGTTATGCGGTAGGATGAGGCTGTCATTGCAGCTAGAAGGTGTTTTGTAAACAGGGCTAGGGCCGGTTAAGCCATGGTTGATTGAATTATAGCTCGTGTACCTGTTCCTAGAGAGGTCACGCGCCCCAAATActctgttattattaatataatttagtagctaaatttataacacgacatgttagtaataaatattttgagcaTAAATTACAGTTGAAAATTTCCTGCGTAACTTGAGtttaaagttacaatattaatttagtagtTTTCTTTCATATGTAATATGTACGATTGAAACGGGTAGAAGTTTTGGTTTtaattcactttatttttaaaaaaagattaatgaaCATTGTATTTTTGCAatgtatcaatatatttatatatatattatatatgttttattcagtaacaaacatttattagGTATGTGTTGTTCACTGATGCGAGCGAGCAATATTTTACGAACCTTATGGCGCCGGGTCGGACCGTGTCAAAAAAAAGCGACACATGTTAAATCACAAATGgtacattttattcatttccttttaaaatgtttctatgaaataaaatatataatatttaatgtgtcTATAATTAACAGAAAAACCTTATACAGTATGAGTAACACATTATTATGGGAGAACAATAACTTGTACCTTTGATACGGAACACTAAGTTTCACAAGATAATTGACATTGTATTCAGTATTTAATTACTAGATCGTATCAAGTGTCTTCTGGCATATTAATTTCTAGTCAGTGAGACgtgtttataacaaaattactttgttGCATACACGAGGCATGTAATTCAAGTAAACAcaatgcatttttatttatccaaCAATTATacctattatttaattatgtatgtatattttcaacccgaacaatttatt
Protein-coding sequences here:
- the LOC116771270 gene encoding uncharacterized protein LOC116771270, coding for MKAYIYFVIVTSPLICVCRDEDKIAKACYWPNEIYEPCFGGCAEISCDNPRNHLRPCYPYCEPGCVCEEPYVRDDRTHQCVLPQDCSPTQMGIPVPSKRSGQLGNPAPKMVGRLPRSHIKRDNLQEISDVDASMSHVEDFRRAAEVSRMGNYFNIVIAPPPIKALQPRKTLQSDTQTNPGKSI